One segment of Bradyrhizobium sp. CB2312 DNA contains the following:
- a CDS encoding glutathione S-transferase N-terminal domain-containing protein — protein MIDLYYAPTPNGWKISIMLEELGLPYTVKPVNIRAGEQFNPEFLAISPNNRIPAIVDHDPADGGAPFSAFETGAILIYLAEKSGRFLPTDLRGRSTTIQWVMWQMGGLGPMLGQHGHFALYAAEKIPYAIERYRDEAARLYGVLDRQLGKTLAYVAGDYSIADIACFPWTMTHKAQGFTLDDYSNVKRWYAEVRARPQVQAGLAIGKFVKEPFDEESRKIMFGQRAKEVLGRK, from the coding sequence ATGATCGACCTCTATTACGCGCCGACGCCGAACGGCTGGAAAATCTCGATCATGCTGGAGGAACTCGGGCTTCCCTACACGGTGAAGCCCGTCAATATCCGCGCCGGCGAGCAGTTCAACCCCGAGTTTCTCGCGATCTCCCCGAACAACCGCATTCCCGCGATTGTCGATCATGACCCGGCCGATGGTGGTGCGCCGTTCTCGGCATTCGAGACCGGCGCAATCCTGATTTATCTGGCGGAGAAGTCCGGCCGTTTCTTGCCCACCGACCTGCGCGGCCGCTCCACCACCATCCAATGGGTGATGTGGCAGATGGGAGGGCTCGGGCCGATGCTCGGCCAGCACGGCCATTTCGCGCTCTATGCCGCCGAGAAGATTCCCTATGCGATCGAGCGCTACCGCGATGAGGCGGCGCGGCTCTATGGCGTGCTCGACCGGCAGCTCGGCAAGACCCTCGCTTATGTCGCCGGCGACTATTCCATCGCCGACATCGCCTGCTTCCCCTGGACCATGACCCACAAGGCGCAGGGCTTTACCCTCGACGACTATTCGAACGTGAAACGCTGGTACGCCGAGGTGCGGGCAAGGCCGCAGGTGCAGGCGGGACTTGCGATCGGAAAATTCGTGAAAGAGCCGTTCGACGAGGAATCACGCAAGATCATGTTCGGCCAGCGTGCGAAGGAAGTGCTGGGAAGGAAGTAG
- a CDS encoding methionine synthase, with protein MLFPTTIAGSLPKPEWLAEPNMLWAPWKSQGDELLRAKRDATLIWLKIQEDAGIDIVTEGEQARQHFVHGFLEKIEGIDFAHKVEMGIRKDRYKAMVPQVVAPLRLKGRVHAFEAQVARTHTKKKLKFTLPGPMTIIDTIADRYYGDRVKMAFAFAELLNEEAKALQADGVDLVQFDEPAFNVYMDEVNDWGIKALERAAQGLTCTTAVHICYGYGIKANTDWKETLGTQWRQYEQIFPAIDASPIQQVAIECRNSKVPLDLLALLKNKIVQAGVIDVASDTVETAEDVVQVIDAVSKFVPKSNIIATTNCGMAPMRREIAEAKLMALGAGAALAREKLG; from the coding sequence ATGCTGTTTCCAACCACGATCGCCGGCTCCTTGCCGAAGCCCGAATGGCTCGCCGAGCCCAACATGCTCTGGGCGCCCTGGAAGTCCCAAGGCGACGAGCTGCTCCGCGCCAAGCGCGACGCGACGCTGATCTGGCTGAAGATCCAGGAAGACGCCGGCATCGACATCGTCACTGAGGGCGAGCAGGCCCGGCAGCATTTCGTGCACGGTTTTCTGGAGAAGATCGAGGGCATCGATTTCGCCCACAAGGTCGAGATGGGCATCCGCAAGGACCGCTACAAGGCGATGGTGCCGCAGGTGGTCGCGCCGCTCCGGCTCAAGGGCCGCGTCCACGCCTTTGAGGCGCAAGTGGCGCGCACGCACACGAAGAAGAAGCTGAAATTCACCCTGCCCGGCCCGATGACCATCATCGACACCATCGCCGACCGTTACTATGGCGACCGCGTCAAGATGGCATTTGCCTTCGCCGAGCTCCTGAACGAAGAGGCCAAGGCCTTGCAGGCCGACGGCGTCGATCTCGTGCAGTTCGACGAGCCCGCCTTCAACGTCTACATGGACGAGGTCAACGACTGGGGCATCAAGGCGCTGGAGCGCGCCGCGCAGGGCCTGACCTGCACCACCGCCGTGCACATCTGCTACGGCTACGGCATCAAGGCCAACACCGACTGGAAGGAAACGCTCGGGACGCAATGGCGGCAGTATGAGCAGATCTTCCCCGCGATCGACGCGAGCCCGATCCAGCAGGTCGCGATCGAGTGCCGCAATTCGAAGGTGCCGCTCGACCTGCTCGCGCTCCTCAAGAACAAGATCGTGCAGGCGGGCGTGATCGACGTCGCCAGCGACACGGTCGAGACGGCCGAGGACGTCGTGCAGGTGATCGACGCCGTCTCGAAGTTCGTGCCGAAGAGCAACATCATCGCCACCACCAATTGCGGCATGGCGCCGATGCGGCGCGAGATCGCCGAAGCCAAGCTGATGGCGCTTGGCGCCGGCGCCGCGCTGGCGCGCGAGAAGCTCGGATGA
- the gpt gene encoding xanthine phosphoribosyltransferase codes for MAGEAPELNAQEKAGKAFPVSWDQFHRDCRALTWRLNEVGPFHAVIAITRGGLVPAAIVARELGVRVIDTVCIASYDHNKQGELQVLKGISEAAMKLGNGTGKGLLIVDDLVDTGKTGRLVREMLPDAHFATVYAKPMGRPLVDTFITEVSQDTWIFFPWDTALSYHPPLRDGAA; via the coding sequence ATGGCTGGTGAAGCACCGGAACTGAATGCGCAGGAAAAGGCCGGCAAGGCCTTCCCGGTGTCGTGGGACCAGTTCCACCGGGATTGCCGGGCGCTGACCTGGCGCCTCAACGAGGTCGGCCCGTTCCACGCGGTGATCGCGATCACCCGCGGCGGCCTGGTGCCCGCCGCGATCGTGGCCCGTGAGCTCGGCGTGCGCGTGATCGATACGGTCTGCATCGCCAGCTACGACCACAACAAGCAGGGCGAGCTTCAGGTGCTCAAGGGCATTTCCGAGGCGGCCATGAAGCTCGGCAACGGCACGGGCAAGGGGCTCTTGATCGTCGACGACCTCGTCGACACCGGCAAGACTGGCCGCCTGGTGCGCGAGATGCTGCCTGATGCGCATTTCGCCACGGTCTATGCCAAGCCGATGGGACGTCCGCTGGTCGACACCTTCATCACCGAAGTGTCGCAGGACACGTGGATATTCTTCCCGTGGGACACGGCGCTCTCGTACCATCCACCGCTGCGTGACGGGGCGGCGTAG
- a CDS encoding NADPH:quinone oxidoreductase family protein codes for MVRAVVCRALGAPETLRLEEFPSRALKPGEVRVAIRAAGLNFPDVLMAAGEYQLKPELPFTPGMEAAGDVTEVGAEARGIAVGDKVIVKMRHGAFTDEAVVTPSQLTPMPSTFDYAEAATYLAGHGTAYHALIDRGRVEPGEVLLVHGAGGGVGLAAVEIGKMLGATVIATASSDEKLAIAKSRGADHLIRYDREPFRDAVKRITDGRGADVVFDPVGGEVFENSMRCIAWGARLLVIGFTGGIGSAKTNLLLIKGASVLGVRAGEAVRKNPALGEVRLKALLRWAEEGKLRPNVSHRLPLEDYAKAMRLLIDRQAIGRVALTMR; via the coding sequence ATGGTGCGCGCTGTCGTCTGCCGCGCGCTCGGCGCGCCCGAGACCTTGCGGCTCGAGGAGTTTCCGTCGCGCGCCCTGAAGCCGGGCGAGGTCCGTGTCGCGATCCGCGCGGCTGGCTTGAATTTCCCTGATGTACTGATGGCGGCCGGCGAATATCAGCTCAAGCCGGAGTTGCCGTTCACGCCGGGCATGGAGGCCGCCGGCGACGTCACCGAGGTCGGCGCGGAGGCGAGGGGCATTGCCGTCGGCGACAAGGTCATCGTGAAGATGCGCCACGGAGCCTTCACCGATGAAGCCGTGGTGACGCCGTCGCAGCTCACGCCGATGCCGTCCACCTTCGACTATGCCGAGGCCGCGACCTATCTCGCCGGCCACGGCACCGCCTATCACGCGCTGATCGATCGCGGCCGGGTCGAGCCCGGCGAGGTGCTGCTGGTGCATGGCGCCGGCGGCGGCGTCGGCCTTGCCGCGGTCGAGATCGGCAAGATGCTGGGCGCAACCGTGATCGCAACCGCCTCCAGCGACGAGAAGCTCGCGATCGCGAAATCACGCGGCGCCGACCATCTCATCCGCTATGACCGCGAGCCGTTCCGCGATGCGGTCAAGCGCATCACCGACGGCCGCGGCGCGGACGTCGTGTTCGATCCCGTCGGCGGCGAGGTCTTTGAGAACTCGATGCGCTGCATCGCGTGGGGGGCGCGGCTGCTCGTGATTGGCTTTACGGGCGGCATCGGCTCGGCCAAGACCAATCTGTTGCTGATCAAGGGCGCCAGCGTGTTAGGGGTGCGCGCAGGCGAAGCGGTACGGAAAAATCCCGCGCTGGGCGAAGTGCGCCTGAAGGCACTCTTGCGGTGGGCGGAAGAGGGCAAGCTGCGCCCCAACGTCTCGCACCGCCTGCCGCTGGAGGACTACGCGAAGGCGATGCGATTGCTGATCGACCGCCAGGCGATCGGGCGCGTGGCGCTCACAATGCGGTGA
- a CDS encoding crotonase/enoyl-CoA hydratase family protein: protein MAYETIKYEVAEQILTITLNRPDKLNAFNAQMQAELIDAFDAADKDDNVRAIIVTGAGRGFCAGADLSSGADTFDRDARRGPVKRFADGKVDYSDPQVRDGGGQVTLRIFKCLKPVIAAVNGPAVGIGVTMQLAMDIRIASEAARFGFVFSQRGIVPEAASSWFLPRIVGISQALEWCYSGRVFPAQEALAGRLVSKVVAPDDLLPTARALAKEFAAKTAPVSVALIRQMMWRMMGADDPMEAHKVDSRGIYTRGRSDDVKEGVVSFLEKRPAQFKNKVSSDMPDYFPWWTEREYK from the coding sequence ATGGCGTATGAGACGATCAAATACGAGGTCGCCGAGCAGATCCTCACCATCACGCTGAACCGGCCCGACAAGCTCAACGCCTTCAACGCGCAGATGCAAGCCGAGCTGATCGACGCGTTCGACGCCGCCGACAAGGACGACAATGTCCGCGCCATCATCGTCACCGGTGCCGGCCGCGGCTTTTGCGCGGGCGCCGATCTGTCGTCGGGCGCCGACACGTTCGATCGCGACGCGCGGCGCGGACCGGTGAAGCGCTTCGCCGACGGCAAGGTCGATTACAGCGATCCGCAGGTGCGCGACGGCGGCGGCCAGGTGACCTTGCGCATCTTCAAATGCCTGAAGCCCGTCATCGCTGCGGTGAACGGACCTGCGGTCGGCATCGGCGTCACGATGCAGCTCGCGATGGACATCCGCATTGCATCCGAAGCCGCGCGGTTCGGCTTCGTGTTCTCCCAGCGCGGCATCGTGCCGGAGGCGGCATCAAGCTGGTTCCTGCCGCGCATCGTCGGCATCTCGCAGGCGTTGGAATGGTGCTATTCAGGCCGCGTCTTCCCGGCGCAGGAAGCGCTTGCGGGCCGCCTCGTCAGCAAGGTCGTGGCTCCCGATGATCTCCTGCCGACCGCCCGCGCGCTCGCCAAGGAGTTCGCCGCCAAGACCGCCCCGGTATCGGTGGCGCTGATCCGCCAGATGATGTGGCGCATGATGGGCGCAGACGATCCGATGGAGGCCCACAAGGTCGACAGCCGCGGCATCTACACCCGCGGCCGCTCGGACGATGTGAAGGAAGGTGTGGTGTCGTTCCTGGAAAAGCGGCCCGCGCAGTTCAAGAACAAGGTGTCCAGCGATATGCCGGACTATTTCCCGTGGTGGACGGAGCGGGAGTATAAATAA
- a CDS encoding transglutaminase family protein → MRLRIQHTTTYRYEPAATSVIQILRMTPGSHDGQYVAEWQIDVSTDTKLDTHEDAFGNVTHVLSCGPVGDIRITAEGLIETHDTGGVLRGADERFPAGMFLRTTDLTSVNPAMTAVARQLRSEAESDTLGFLHTLMTQISEHMTFDEDPTNSGTSAAEAFTLKRGVCQDYAHIFIACARTGGVPARFVSGHFLRADGTVHQDAGHAWAEAYVPDLGWVGFDPANSICATDAHVRVAIGLDYLGAAPVRGTRYGGGSETLTVAVKVDQAGRGGQSQSQSQRQG, encoded by the coding sequence ATGCGCCTGCGAATCCAGCACACAACGACCTATCGCTACGAGCCGGCGGCGACCAGCGTGATCCAGATCCTGCGCATGACGCCCGGCAGCCATGACGGGCAATATGTGGCGGAGTGGCAGATCGACGTCTCCACCGACACCAAGCTCGACACCCATGAGGACGCGTTCGGCAACGTCACCCACGTGCTGTCCTGCGGACCCGTCGGCGACATCAGGATCACAGCCGAGGGCCTGATCGAAACCCATGACACCGGCGGCGTGCTGCGCGGCGCCGACGAGCGTTTTCCGGCCGGAATGTTTTTGCGTACGACCGACCTCACCTCCGTCAATCCGGCGATGACGGCGGTGGCGCGCCAGCTGCGCAGCGAGGCCGAGAGCGACACGCTCGGCTTCCTGCACACGCTGATGACGCAGATCAGCGAGCACATGACCTTCGACGAGGATCCGACCAACAGCGGCACCTCGGCGGCCGAAGCCTTCACGCTCAAGCGCGGCGTCTGCCAGGACTACGCGCACATCTTCATCGCCTGCGCGCGCACCGGCGGCGTGCCGGCGCGCTTCGTCTCCGGCCATTTCCTGCGGGCCGACGGCACCGTGCACCAGGACGCCGGCCATGCCTGGGCGGAGGCCTACGTGCCTGACCTCGGCTGGGTCGGCTTCGATCCCGCCAACAGCATCTGCGCCACCGACGCCCATGTCCGCGTCGCCATCGGGCTCGATTATCTCGGCGCAGCACCCGTGCGCGGCACCCGTTACGGCGGCGGCTCCGAGACGCTGACGGTTGCGGTCAAGGTCGATCAGGCCGGGCGCGGCGGGCAGTCGCAATCGCAGTCCCAGCGGCAGGGCTAG
- a CDS encoding circularly permuted type 2 ATP-grasp protein has protein sequence MAVAFDEMNIPGGDLRPAYQELARWLKETPPEALEYRRQEAELLFRRIGITFAVYGEAESTERLIPFDVIPRIMSGKEWALLEKGLKQRVRALNMFLRDIYHGRDILRAEVVPDDLIFQNPVFRPEMNGQQVPHDVYVHIAGIDIVRVDAEDFIVLEDNARTPSGVSYMLENREIMMRLFPDLFARHKVAPVERYPDELLAALRSVAPQSASGEPTVALLTPGVYNSAYYEHSFLADKLGIELVEGRDLIVKNNEVFMRTTEGLKRVDVIYRRVDDDFLDPLTFRPDSVLGVPGLMSAYAAGNITLANAVGTGIADDKAIYSYMPDIVKFYLGEEPILKNVPTWRCREPKDLAYVLDNLGELVVKEVHGSGGYGMLIGPAATKATIEAFREKLKREPEGFIAQPTLALSTCPTCTAAGLAPRHVDLRPFVLTGSKRTTIVPGGLTRVALKEGSLVVNSSQGGGTKDTWILDE, from the coding sequence ATGGCAGTCGCGTTTGACGAAATGAATATTCCCGGCGGGGACCTTCGCCCCGCCTATCAGGAGCTGGCACGCTGGCTCAAGGAGACGCCTCCCGAGGCGCTCGAATATCGCCGCCAGGAGGCCGAGCTCCTGTTTCGCCGGATCGGCATCACCTTCGCGGTCTATGGCGAGGCCGAGTCCACCGAGCGACTGATCCCGTTCGACGTGATCCCCAGGATCATGTCCGGCAAGGAATGGGCGCTGCTGGAGAAGGGCCTCAAGCAGCGCGTGCGCGCGCTCAACATGTTCCTGCGCGACATCTATCACGGCCGCGACATCCTGCGTGCGGAGGTCGTGCCCGACGATCTGATCTTCCAGAACCCGGTCTTCCGCCCCGAGATGAATGGCCAGCAGGTGCCGCACGACGTCTACGTGCACATTGCCGGCATCGACATCGTCCGGGTCGACGCCGAGGACTTCATCGTGCTGGAGGACAATGCGCGCACGCCGTCGGGCGTGTCCTACATGCTGGAAAACCGCGAGATCATGATGCGGCTGTTTCCGGATCTGTTCGCCCGCCACAAGGTGGCGCCGGTCGAACGCTATCCGGACGAGCTGCTCGCGGCGTTGCGCTCGGTCGCGCCGCAAAGCGCCTCCGGCGAACCGACCGTCGCGCTGCTCACGCCGGGCGTCTACAATTCCGCCTATTACGAGCACTCGTTCCTGGCCGACAAGCTCGGCATCGAGCTCGTCGAGGGCCGCGACCTCATCGTCAAGAACAACGAAGTGTTCATGCGGACCACGGAAGGGCTGAAGCGGGTCGACGTGATCTATCGCCGCGTCGACGACGACTTCCTCGATCCCCTCACCTTCCGCCCCGACTCGGTGCTCGGCGTGCCCGGCCTGATGTCGGCCTATGCGGCCGGCAACATCACGCTCGCCAACGCCGTCGGCACCGGCATCGCCGACGACAAGGCGATCTACTCCTACATGCCTGACATCGTGAAATTCTATCTCGGCGAGGAGCCGATCCTGAAGAACGTGCCGACATGGCGCTGCCGCGAGCCGAAGGATCTGGCTTACGTGCTGGACAATCTCGGCGAACTGGTCGTGAAGGAGGTGCACGGCTCCGGCGGCTACGGCATGCTGATCGGCCCCGCCGCGACGAAAGCGACGATCGAGGCCTTCCGCGAAAAGCTCAAGCGCGAGCCGGAAGGCTTTATCGCCCAGCCGACGCTGGCGCTCTCGACCTGCCCGACTTGCACGGCCGCCGGCCTTGCGCCGCGCCACGTCGACCTCAGACCGTTCGTGCTCACCGGCAGCAAGCGCACCACGATCGTGCCGGGCGGGCTGACGCGCGTTGCGCTGAAGGAAGGTTCGCTCGTGGTGAATTCGAGCCAGGGCGGCGGCACCAAAGACACCTGGATTCTGGACGAGTAG
- a CDS encoding acyl-CoA dehydrogenase family protein → MRLQEKTKTHSVQLRDPHKDMLAGIQKLAPSIKARAAEMEAARRVSPDIVERLKSIGVFRMFVPRSHGGLELDFPAGMEVIRALSRLDGSVGWISVVAGASSLFVAASRPELYKRIYQDGPDTAICGSSQPGGTAERVDGGYRVKGRWPFVSGCTHADWIGGFCIVTENGKPVPGEQGKPQVRVVALPARDWEIEDTWHAAGLKGTASHHVTLKETLVPEADFIDLGAGPQQPGPLYQALMQWLPLVHSAFAVGVAEGTVDELLALAGTGKQQLHATVPMRESETFQYELGRISADLAAARAFQEAQAASHWRHAQSGTLNDEDLVIEGAQSATWLATTCVRIADASFALAGSSAIYDTSPLQRRLRDLHVAAQHAHAQQRQYVDIGKLALRRSAAHAG, encoded by the coding sequence ATGCGGCTTCAAGAAAAGACCAAGACACATTCCGTGCAACTGCGCGATCCCCACAAGGACATGCTTGCGGGCATCCAGAAACTGGCGCCGTCGATCAAGGCTCGCGCCGCGGAGATGGAAGCCGCGCGCCGCGTCTCGCCTGATATCGTGGAGCGGCTGAAGTCGATCGGTGTCTTTCGCATGTTCGTGCCGCGAAGCCATGGCGGGCTGGAGCTGGATTTTCCGGCCGGAATGGAGGTCATCAGGGCACTTAGCCGTCTCGACGGCTCGGTCGGCTGGATCTCGGTCGTGGCCGGAGCCAGCAGCCTGTTCGTCGCCGCGTCACGCCCGGAACTGTACAAGCGCATCTATCAGGACGGACCCGATACGGCGATCTGCGGCTCGTCCCAACCAGGTGGAACGGCAGAGCGCGTGGACGGCGGCTATCGCGTCAAGGGCCGCTGGCCGTTTGTCAGCGGTTGCACCCATGCCGACTGGATCGGCGGGTTCTGCATTGTCACCGAGAATGGCAAACCGGTCCCGGGTGAGCAGGGCAAGCCGCAGGTTCGCGTCGTGGCGCTGCCGGCGCGCGACTGGGAGATCGAGGACACCTGGCACGCGGCGGGACTGAAGGGCACCGCCAGCCATCACGTCACGCTGAAGGAGACGCTGGTTCCCGAGGCCGATTTCATCGATCTTGGTGCAGGCCCGCAGCAGCCGGGTCCGCTCTATCAGGCGCTGATGCAATGGCTGCCCCTGGTGCACAGCGCATTCGCGGTGGGCGTGGCGGAGGGTACCGTCGATGAACTGCTCGCGCTCGCCGGTACCGGGAAGCAGCAATTGCATGCGACCGTGCCGATGCGGGAATCCGAGACCTTCCAATACGAGCTCGGCCGGATTTCCGCCGACCTCGCGGCCGCACGGGCGTTTCAAGAGGCCCAGGCCGCCAGCCACTGGCGTCACGCGCAGTCGGGAACGCTGAACGACGAAGACCTCGTGATCGAGGGGGCCCAATCCGCGACCTGGCTCGCCACGACCTGCGTCCGCATCGCGGATGCCTCTTTTGCGCTGGCCGGAAGCAGCGCGATCTACGACACTTCGCCGTTGCAGCGGCGCCTGCGCGATCTTCATGTCGCGGCTCAGCACGCTCACGCGCAGCAGAGACAGTATGTCGACATCGGAAAGCTGGCCTTGCGGCGTTCGGCTGCGCATGCCGGCTGA
- a CDS encoding molybdopterin-binding protein produces MSEIVTAGILVIGDEILSGRTKDKNIGFIAEYLTNIGIDLKEVRVVSDDEADIIAALDALRHRYTYVFTTGGIGPTHDDITADSVAKAFGVGIDHHPEVVARFRERWSEQDLNEARLRMARIPDGAELIQSATILAPGFKIGNVIVMAGVPSIMQAMMDIVSPKLKSGVRMLSESVRANAREGDIGSPLRAIAEAHPDTIIGSYPFMDEEQKPNTNLVVRSRDADKLAAAMSAVKDMLAGLNITR; encoded by the coding sequence ATGAGCGAGATCGTCACGGCGGGCATTCTGGTCATCGGGGATGAAATCCTGTCCGGCCGGACCAAGGACAAGAATATCGGCTTCATCGCCGAATACCTGACCAATATCGGCATCGACCTGAAGGAAGTCCGGGTCGTCTCCGACGACGAGGCCGACATCATCGCCGCGTTGGATGCACTGCGGCATCGCTACACCTATGTCTTCACGACGGGCGGTATCGGGCCGACCCATGACGACATCACCGCCGACAGCGTCGCCAAGGCGTTCGGCGTCGGCATCGACCATCACCCGGAGGTGGTCGCCCGTTTCCGCGAGCGCTGGAGCGAGCAGGACCTCAACGAGGCCCGTCTGCGCATGGCCCGCATTCCCGATGGCGCCGAGCTGATCCAGAGCGCGACCATCCTCGCGCCCGGCTTCAAGATCGGCAATGTCATCGTCATGGCCGGCGTGCCCTCGATCATGCAGGCGATGATGGACATCGTCTCGCCCAAGCTGAAATCCGGCGTGCGGATGCTGTCCGAATCGGTGCGCGCCAATGCGCGCGAGGGCGACATCGGCAGCCCGCTGCGGGCGATCGCCGAGGCCCATCCCGACACCATCATCGGCAGCTATCCCTTCATGGACGAGGAGCAGAAGCCGAACACCAATCTGGTGGTGCGCTCGCGCGATGCGGATAAGCTCGCAGCGGCAATGTCCGCGGTGAAGGACATGCTGGCGGGATTGAACATCACCCGCTAA
- a CDS encoding 2-hydroxychromene-2-carboxylate isomerase has translation MIEFFFDCSSPWTYLAFHNIQPLAKEVGAEIAWRPILVGGIFNTVNPSVYAQREKPVPLKARYMKKDLSDWARSAGLSIKMPPTVFPVNSVKAMRGCIWLGKETVPFATAVFETYWGDDKDISQDAVLAEICKKVGIDEQKFFAGISEQGIKDQLKANTEEVVARGGFGSPTIFVNKTDMYFGNDRLPLIREALLRSKASAA, from the coding sequence ATGATCGAATTCTTCTTCGACTGCTCCAGCCCCTGGACTTATCTCGCCTTCCACAACATCCAGCCGCTGGCAAAGGAGGTCGGCGCCGAGATCGCCTGGCGGCCGATCCTGGTCGGTGGCATCTTCAACACGGTCAATCCGAGCGTCTACGCCCAGCGCGAAAAGCCGGTGCCGCTGAAGGCGCGCTACATGAAGAAGGACCTCTCGGACTGGGCGCGCTCGGCCGGCCTGTCGATCAAGATGCCGCCGACGGTATTTCCGGTGAACAGCGTCAAGGCCATGCGCGGCTGCATCTGGCTCGGCAAAGAGACGGTGCCGTTCGCGACCGCCGTTTTCGAGACCTATTGGGGCGACGACAAGGACATCTCGCAGGACGCGGTGCTGGCCGAGATCTGCAAGAAAGTCGGCATCGACGAGCAGAAGTTCTTCGCGGGCATTTCCGAGCAGGGCATCAAGGACCAGCTCAAGGCCAACACCGAGGAGGTCGTCGCGCGCGGCGGCTTCGGCTCGCCGACGATTTTTGTCAACAAGACGGATATGTATTTCGGCAATGATCGCCTGCCGTTGATCCGCGAGGCGCTGCTGCGCAGCAAGGCGAGCGCGGCCTGA
- a CDS encoding alpha-E domain-containing protein, with protein MLSRTAENLYWLARYVERAEYLARTIDATLRVTALPAAYIGKTNEWDSALLTAGVAASFYQTYEEANEHNVVDYLSFSADNPSSIRNCIEAARLNSRSVRTALTSEMWDTINSAWIELQAVWSKGTSTREDLAKFLRFVQETSLRFDGSAYRTMLRNDAYWFSRMGVHLERADNTARILDVKYHVLLPEEEHVGGPLDFYQWSSILRSVSALTAYHWVYRETLKPWLIADLLILNDTLPRSLASCYGNLVRNLDQIGVAYGRQGPAQRHARGIRNRLEHSNMNDIFQHGVHEFIQEFIADNSRLGEIITKQYLI; from the coding sequence ATGCTGTCGCGTACCGCCGAAAACCTCTACTGGCTCGCCCGCTACGTCGAACGGGCCGAGTATCTCGCGCGCACGATCGATGCGACCTTGCGCGTCACAGCCTTGCCGGCCGCCTATATCGGCAAGACCAATGAATGGGACTCCGCGCTGCTTACCGCCGGCGTCGCCGCCAGCTTCTACCAGACCTACGAGGAAGCCAACGAGCACAACGTCGTCGACTATCTCTCGTTCTCCGCGGACAACCCGTCCTCGATCCGGAACTGCATCGAGGCGGCACGGCTGAACTCGCGCTCGGTGCGCACCGCGCTGACCAGCGAGATGTGGGACACCATCAACTCGGCCTGGATCGAGCTGCAGGCGGTCTGGAGCAAGGGCACCTCGACGCGCGAGGACCTCGCAAAGTTCCTGCGCTTCGTGCAGGAGACCTCGCTGCGCTTCGACGGCTCGGCCTACCGGACCATGCTGCGCAACGACGCCTATTGGTTCTCGCGGATGGGCGTGCATCTGGAGCGCGCCGACAACACCGCGCGCATCCTCGACGTGAAGTATCACGTGCTGCTGCCCGAGGAGGAGCATGTCGGCGGCCCGCTCGACTTCTACCAGTGGAGCTCGATCCTGCGCTCGGTCTCAGCGCTGACGGCCTATCACTGGGTCTATCGCGAGACGCTGAAGCCCTGGCTGATCGCGGACCTGCTCATCCTCAACGACACGCTGCCGCGCTCGCTCGCGAGCTGCTACGGCAATCTCGTGCGCAACCTCGACCAGATCGGCGTCGCCTATGGCCGCCAGGGCCCGGCCCAGCGCCACGCCCGCGGCATCCGCAACCGGCTGGAACACAGCAACATGAACGACATTTTCCAGCACGGCGTGCATGAATTCATTCAGGAATTCATCGCTGATAATTCCAGGCTGGGCGAAATCATCACGAAGCAGTATTTGATCTAG